The following DNA comes from Meles meles chromosome 8, mMelMel3.1 paternal haplotype, whole genome shotgun sequence.
ACACTTTGGTGAGTGAGAATTCAGTTCTATCACTCTCCAGGAATCCCATTCTTGATTGGAGGTTGGTGAATCCAAGACTGTAAAGCCATGACAGTCTCTTATAATAGCAGCCTCCAAAAAGCCACTTTCTTTCTCACGGGCTTTCAAGGTCTGGAAGATCTCCAGGGCTGGATCTCTATTCCCTTCTGCTTCATCTACTTGACAGTTATTGTAGGAAACTTTAGCATCCTCCACATCATCCGTACTGATGTCACCCTCCATGAACCCATGTACTATTTCTTGGCCATGTTGGCCCTGACAGACTTGGGCCTTTGTCTATCTACACTGCCCACCGTGTTGGGCATCTTCTGGTTTGATGCCAGAGAGATTGGCATTCCCGCCTGCTTCACTCAGCTCTTCTTCATCCATACCTTGTCTCTGGTAGAGTCTTCAGTTCTACTGTCCATGTCCattgaccgctatgtggccatctgcaacccaCTGCGCTACTCCACAGTCTTGACACCCGCACGTATTGTCAAGATGGGGCTGAGCTCAATGCTGAGAAGTGCCCTCCTCATCCTGCCCCTGCCATTTCTCCTTAAACGTTTCCAGTACTGCCGCTCCCATGTCCTGGCCCATGCCTATTGTCTGCATCTAGAGATCATGAAGCTGGCCTGCTCTAGCATCATTGTCAATCACATATATGGGCTCTTTGTTGTGGCCTGCACTGTTGGCGTGGATTCACTGCTCATCTTCCTCTCCTATGCTCTCATCCTCCGCACTGTGCTAAGCATTGCCTCCCGCCAGGAGCGACTTCGAGCCCTCAACACTTGTGTCTCCCACATCTGTGCTGTGCTGCTCTTCTACATTCCCATGATTGGCTTGTCTCTTGTGCACCGCTTTGGTGAACATCTGCCCCGTATTGTACACCTCCTCATGTCTTATGTGTATCTACTGGTACCACCTCTCATGAACCCCATTGTTTATAGTATCAAGACCAAGCAAATCCGCATCCGCATTGCTAAGAAGTTTGAATTTGTAAAAGCCTTTAGGGGTTTTCAATAAGACTGGGTTAAGATGAAGGGAGGGAGTTCAGGCCATCAAGtctattgatatttttattttccagtgaaTCAGTAGCAGATTACCTCCTCAAGCAGCTTCTAGAAACTTCCTGGTGATTCCAGCTGGTTCCTCAGCTGCTTTTCAGAAAGTCAACAGTAACCCCCATACACACCTTCTTGGAAAATTTCATCAGTCTTCCAACAAGTGGTTCTCCACCAACCAGCTTTAGCCTAAGTGTGAACCAGCTTTGGCTCAGAAACCTAGGGAACTCTCTTGTCATTCAATGAACTTCACTCATATTCTCTCCATCAACATCCAAACGCTAGCCATAGGGTTGGTTCTTCCCCTGAAAACTTGTTTCTTCCTTGAATCTCCCTCAGCCCTAGAGTACCCTTtatgattctttctttcccactcttaGTTGATTCCTTGTTACTGTAATCTcttattaatgaataaatgaaacttttCTGTTAAATTcctgtgtggtttttttcttctgattggaCCCTAACTAACACAGTTCTTTGATTTATCAGTTCTACTCCCCGTTTTGATCTAGTATCTTAAAGGAACCAGTTAGCATCTAGGAACTGTGACTTGCCAGATGAATCCTATTTCTGTGTGAAACTCAAACTCTCTGGTCTCGGATTCATCTCTTCTATGCCTCAGCCAACTGAAGTTGAAGATTTCTTCCAGAATCTTCCAGAGTCTTTGCACCACCCTTAGACTCATATTTATTGAAGAATTCTTACAAAACTAAGTTTCAGAAGGCAGGATGAGAGCAACTTAAAAccaaagttgatttaaaaaagtaataataataacatcttgTGTTGATGCCTGGGTGTACATTCAAAATTTTGTCAGAGGATTTGGGACCAttctttaatatgtatatattttaactttcaaaataaatagaaCAGCCTGTATTTCCTTCCCCACATCACCTTTCTTACAGATTAGCTgggaaataacaataaaaaataataattacaattgtaGTAATAGCACCTAACaattattgagcatctactatgtactaCAGAATGTCTTGAAGTGCTTGCATGCAGTAATCAATTTGACTGTCCTTTGAAAATTAAGATGGCagagtcaaaattttaaaataagatttttcagttaaaaaaactACTACAGGAAGGTATTCTCCAGGTAGCAGCTAGGTGACTGCTACCTCCTGATTATTTAATTATTGAGACATCAAAATTATGAATTTTCTGCTATGTAGAACTATAACCTATGATCCAGATCAAGAATTGGCATGCTTATTTCTGAAGAATGTCCTCCCAGATACTTAAGTAGGGTAGAAAAGACCTCAGTAGGAGTTAAAAAGGTATGCCTTATAAAAACTTCAAGAATATTAGTGGAAAAGCATGCCTATAAGACACATTTTAAATGGTCATGGCATTTACCGACTTACTACAACAGtatcattttgttaaaattttatttttccaactatTTTTATTCAGTGCTATCTTACCATTTAAGATAGAcaatttccttttaattctcaTATAATCCCTTTAGATTGGAGGTTTGGTGAGGTCAGTTACTATAGCcaatatcatatataataaatgGAAAACTCAAAAACCACATTCAGGTCTGTCAAATCTCAAAACCTAAACTTTTGGCATTATGCTGTTGAAAGTTTATGAACTCTAGTTTTCCCACATATGCTAACATTTCAGATGAATGGACATCTATTTGCCTCAGTagagacaaagggaaaaaaaggatgtGAAATAGCATGGCATGTTCCTGGGAACTATACACAGTGAGCATTCTGTAAATATAGATGGGCAACAACTTTACTCACACAACTAGGGTGCACAGGAGGAGAAATAttgcttattttcttactttttttttaaagattttatttgtttatttgacagacagagatgacaagtaggcagagaggcaggcagagagagaggaggaagcaggcttcctgctgagcagagggcccgatttggggcttgatcccaggaccctgggatcatgacctgagctgaaggcagaggctttaacccaccatgccaccctggcaccccgcttattttctttctaaatcatCTGTCTTCTTCATAAACACCTGCCAACTAAATACAtggaaaaatttaataataagaatttaaaaagcatgctgaaattaaaaacaaacaaacaaacaaaaaacaagatgaaTTTTTGCATCAGTTTGTCTAAGTCCCATCCGATAATATTCTCTTTAGGTCCCTTTAGTGTCTCCCAGCTGGTATC
Coding sequences within:
- the LOC123948767 gene encoding olfactory receptor 51G1; the encoded protein is MTVSYNSSLQKATFFLTGFQGLEDLQGWISIPFCFIYLTVIVGNFSILHIIRTDVTLHEPMYYFLAMLALTDLGLCLSTLPTVLGIFWFDAREIGIPACFTQLFFIHTLSLVESSVLLSMSIDRYVAICNPLRYSTVLTPARIVKMGLSSMLRSALLILPLPFLLKRFQYCRSHVLAHAYCLHLEIMKLACSSIIVNHIYGLFVVACTVGVDSLLIFLSYALILRTVLSIASRQERLRALNTCVSHICAVLLFYIPMIGLSLVHRFGEHLPRIVHLLMSYVYLLVPPLMNPIVYSIKTKQIRIRIAKKFEFVKAFRGFQ